The DNA region AAACAAGCCTGGTGAGATCAGAAATATCACAGAGCCGGAAACCAATGCATGCAGCGGTACTATCGAAGTTACAGATAAGAAGGAGATTCTCGATACATTCCCGCTTACAAACGAAGAATGCGATCAGGTTGAAAACGGAAAGGATATCGGACTCAAACTTGAAGTAACTGATATTTCAGGAAATGAAGGCGTTAAGGAAAAAGCTGATGAAGCCGTTAAGGATACTGTCGGTGAAAACGGTGTTGTAGCAGCTGTTCTTGATGTATCTATCCATAAGTACATCGACGGACAGGATGCTGGCAGAGTAACACAGCTCAATAAGGTACTCAAAGTATACATTGATCTTCCTGCAGGACTTTACAAGGAAGGCAGAACATTCTACGTAGTACGTGAACATGAGGGCAAGTATGAAGCACTTCCGCTGACACTTGTATCTGAAACAAGTGCATACTTCGAATCAGATCAGTATTCACAGTTCTATATTGTTTATACTGAAGCTCATGAACACGAATTCGGCGAATGGAAGACTTCACAGAACGCATCATGGCTGCACAGAGGTTATGAAGAAAGAACCTGCGAATGCGGCGAAAAGGAAACCAGAAGAGTCGAAGAAAGCTGGACGGAATGGCTTATTGGCGCAGTCGGCAGAAGACTCAGAAATCTTTTCCGCTGATAACGGTATTCCAAAAATGCGATGATCAAATGATCATCAGTAGGTAAAATAATAATGAGCGGCAGCTCATTTACAATCAAAACGGCACTTTCAGCCTTAGCTGAAGGTGCCGTTTTCACCATGAAAACTTGACAAAACAGCGTTAAAGAAGTATAATTAAATTAAGCTAAAAAGCTTACGGAAGGCGTCCCACCGCCTATATCCCAAGGGTGGAACATTAATGAAGGTGTCTCGCCACCTGTGTTTTAAGGGCGAAACATTAAAGAAGGCGTCCCACCGCCTATATCCCAAGGGTGGAACATTAAAGTACAAGAAGGGGAGCGTAATGCTCCCTTTTCTTTATGTGAAGGAAACTGGATTTATGGGAATAACATTTAAAGATTTTGGATTTTATTTGATTGATGAAAAGTATCTGAAGTATCTTCATGATATAGATGAAGAAGTCAGGTATGATGAATATAGAAACTATGACAGAAAGCCTTTTCTTGGGATCTTGGTGATGATGGACAGTTATACATATTTTATTCCATTAACGTCAGCGAAAACAAAACATATCAAATGGAAAAACGTCGATAAAACACATTATCTTATATATGAAATAATCGATAAAAAAGATAGAAATCCCAAGGATATTGTGAGAGAGTATTCAGATACCAAGTATCTGAAAATATTATCTGCTCTTGATATAAAGAAGATGGTTCCAGTGCCTGAAGGAGTTTATGAAAAAAAGAACTTTGATCAGGAAACAGATTTGAAGTATAAAAATTTACTTCAGAAAGAGTATAGTTTTTGTCTGAAGATAAAGAAAGGAATAATCGAGAAAGCTGAAAACCTTTATAAACAGCAGAAAGATACTTCTGTAGTTTTTAAGTACTATTGTGATTTTACAAAACTTGAAAAAGCCTGCGATGAGTATGAAAGCTAGGTTTATATCTGCATAAAATAGCTATAAGGTTTCTTCTCACAACGGTGGGCAAAACAAAATCAATGAGCGGCAGCTCATTTACGATCAAAAAGGCACTTTCAGCGCCAGCTGAAGGTGCCGTTTTCACCTTTGAGAAGGTTGTGCCTGCGGCATAACCTAAAAAATCAGTGAAATTGAAAAACACAGTTTTGGTCTTAAAATATACAAAACAAAATCAGTGAAGCGAGAAATTATTAAATATTCACAAACCGAAAAAAGTTTAGAAAAAAGCGTTGACAAGGGCTTTACGGCATGATATAATAATAAAGCTGTCGGACGAGAGTACGAAACAAAAGGAAATCACCCGATACAAAAAGCATCTTGAAAATTGAACAATGCACTAAACAATACCCTTGAAGATTCTTTGAGATTTAATTCTCTTGAATTATTTAAGAAGTCAAGCAGAAGACGAAATAAAATCTGCAGCTAAGTATTCTGAACAGAGTACAGGAAAGATAATAAACCGAAAGGTTATTATAGAACTTTTATAAAGAGTTTGATCCTGGCTCAGGATGAACGCTGGCGGCACGCCTAACACATGCAAGTCGAACGGAGTTTAAGAGAGCTTGCTCTTTTAAACTTAGTGGCGGACGGGTGAGTAACACGTGAGCAACCTGCCTTTCAGAGAGGGATAGCTTCTGGAAACGGATGGTAATACCTCATAACATATTGATACGGCATCGTATTGATATCAAAGATTTATCGCTGAAAGATGGGCTCGCGTCTGATTAGCTGGTTGGTGAGGTAACGGCCCACCAAGGCAACGATCAGTAGCCGGACTGAGAGGTTGAACGGCCACATTGGGACTGAGACACGGCCCAGACTCCTACGGGAGGCAGCAGTGGGGAATATTGCACAATGGGCGCAAGCCTGATGCAGCGATGCCGCGTGAGGGAAGAAGGTTTTCGGATTGTAAACCTCTGTCATCGGGGACGAAAATGACGGTACCCGAGAAGGAAGCTCCGGCTAACTACGTGCCAGCAGCCGCGGTAATACGTAGGGAGCAAGCGTTATCCGGAATTACTGGGTGTAAAGGGAGTGTAGGCGGGACTGCAAGTCAGATGTGAAATATGCCGGCTCAACTGGCAGACTGCATTTGAAACTGTGGTTCTTGAGTGAAGTAGAGGTAAGCGGAATTCCTAGTGTAGCGGTGAAATGCGTAGATATTAGGAGGAACATCAGTGGCGAAGGCGGCTTACTGGGCTTTAACTGACGCTGAGGCTCGAAAGCGTGGGGAGCAAACAGGATTAGATACCCTGGTAGTCCACGCTGTAAACGATGATTACTAGGTGTGGGGGGACTGACCCCTTCCGTGCCGCAGTTAACACAATAAGTAATCCACCTGGGGAGTACGGCCGCAAGGCTGAAACTCAAAGGAATTGACGGGGGCCCGCACAAGCAGTGGAGTATGTGGTTTAATTCGAAGCAACGCGAAGAACCTTACCAGGTCTTGACATCGAGTGAAGATCATAGAGATATGATCGTCTTCGGACACAAAGACAGGTGGTGCATGGTTGTCGTCAGCTCGTGTCGTGAGATGTTGGGTTAAGTCCCGCAACGAGCGCAACCCTTACCATTAGTTGCTACGCAAGAGCACTCTAATGGGACTGCCGTTGACAAAACGGAGGAAGGTGGGGATGACGTCAAATCATCATGCCCCTTATGACCTGGGCTACACACGTACTACAATGGCAATCGAACAGAGGGAAGCAATACAGCGATGTAAAGCAAAACCCGAAAAATTGTCTCAGTTCGGATTGCAGGCTGCAACCCGCCTGCATGAAGTCGGAATTGCTAGTAATCGCAGATCAGCATGCTGCGGTGAATACGTTCCCGGGCCTTGTACACACCGCCCGTCACACCATGGGAGTCGGTAACACCCGAAGCCAGTAGTCCAACCGCAAGGAGGACGCTGTCGAAGGTGGGATTGATGACTGGGGTGAAGTCGTAACAAGGTAGCCGTATCGGAAGGTGCGGCTGGATCACCTCCTTTCTAAGGAGAACCGTTCTTCATGAAGAAGAACAAAATTCCTAAGGTTAGTTCATGGGTAAGACATTGTTCAATTTTGAGGATACTTAAAAAGTATTCCTTACATAGCATCTTGAAAACTGAATATTAAGATATTAAAACTACGAGAAGAAGAACGACAATTTAAAAAAACAAGTTTTTTTAATAGTCAGGTAACA from Ruminococcus sp. HUN007 includes:
- a CDS encoding type III toxin-antitoxin system ToxN/AbiQ family toxin; this translates as MKVSRHLCFKGETLKKASHRLYPKGGTLKYKKGSVMLPFLYVKETGFMGITFKDFGFYLIDEKYLKYLHDIDEEVRYDEYRNYDRKPFLGILVMMDSYTYFIPLTSAKTKHIKWKNVDKTHYLIYEIIDKKDRNPKDIVREYSDTKYLKILSALDIKKMVPVPEGVYEKKNFDQETDLKYKNLLQKEYSFCLKIKKGIIEKAENLYKQQKDTSVVFKYYCDFTKLEKACDEYES